The Primulina eburnea isolate SZY01 chromosome 6, ASM2296580v1, whole genome shotgun sequence genome contains a region encoding:
- the LOC140833482 gene encoding heavy metal-associated isoprenylated plant protein 21-like, with product MGFLDHISDVFEVTSMRKSKRKPLRKVEIKVKMDCEGCERRVRNAVSSMKGARAVDVNRKESKVTVNGHVDPKKVLSKVRSTGKAAEMWPYVKYDLAYYPYAPGAYDKKAPPGYVRNVVQAFPSPNAHEEKYSTLFSDENVDACSIM from the exons ATGGGTTTTCTCGATCATATCTCGGATGTGTTTGAAGTTACAAGCATGAGAAAAAGCAAACGCAAGCCATTGAGG AAGGTCGAAATAAAGGTGAAGATGGACTGTGAAGGATGCGAAAGGCGGGTCAGAAATGCAGTTTCCTCCATGAAAG GTGCAAGAGCAGTGGATGTAAATAGGAAAGAAAGTAAAGTGACAGTGAACGGGCACGTGGATCCGAAGAAGGTGTTGAGCAAAGTGAGGAGCACCGGGAAGGCGGCAGAGATGTGGCCATACGTGAAATACGATCTGGCATATTACCCTTACGCCCCTGGAGCCTACGACAAGAAGGCCCCCCCTGGCTATGTGAGAAACGTGGTTCAAGCTTTTCCCAGCCCGAATGCCCACGAAGAGAAGTATTCTACCCTTTTCAGTGACGAAAATGTCGATGCCTGCTCCATTATGTga